From Penicillium psychrofluorescens genome assembly, chromosome: 1, one genomic window encodes:
- a CDS encoding uncharacterized protein (ID:PFLUO_001203-T1.cds;~source:funannotate): MRGIGITAYSKPDGYQLRDFETPTVTSPNDVLIQVRAASINPVDVKKAAGMLKMAMRDEFPYKLGYDCSGVVTQVGSEVTRVKVGDEVYVRIPESDRGSWCEYAKCSEDFVALKPASMSFRDAAALPLAAMTCLQALRRYEGDLAGKTVFIPAGLSGTGSYGCQIAKHIFKAGRVITTVSSSKVPRVEELLGAGVVDEIIDYTKSDPQKVIPRGSVDFILDTVGGAMPYLSLLRPGSGKVVSISTTPSGDQMQSSSVMRRPGSSGLPGPIRFALNALDSIRRYRARRWKVSYEYMFLEPTGQDLEILGQAVEQGQLRSVVGTEATFTDVEAVRMAAQMVYSGKGGVGKAVILFQY; the protein is encoded by the exons ATGCGTGGAATTGGCATTACCGCATACTCGAAGCCGGACGGGTACCAGCTCCGGGACTTCGAGACTCCGACTGTGACCAGCCCGAATGATGTCCTCATCCAGGTGCGCGCGGCGAGCATCAATCCCGTTGATGTGAAAAAGGCGGCGGGGATGctgaagatggcgatgcgAGATGA ATTTCCGTATAAGCTCGGATACGACTGCTCCGGGGTCGTCACCCAGGTCGGATCGGAGGTAACCCGCGTCAAAGTCGGGGATGAGGTTTATGTGCGGATACCAGAGAGTGACCGGG GGTCCTGGTGTGAGTACGCCAAATGCAGCGAGGACTTTGTCGCCCTGAAGCCGGCATCCATGTCCTTTCGCGATGCAGCCGCCCTGCCATTGGCTGCCATGACCTGTCTGCAGGCTCTGCGGCGGTATGAAGGGGATTTGGCCGGCAAGACAGTGTTTATACCCGCCGGAT TAAGCGGCACGGGTTCGTATGGCTGCCAGATCGCCAAGCACATCTTCAAGGCCGGACGGGTGATTACGACAGTGTCGAGCAGCAAGGTCCCGCGCGTGGAGGAACTGCTGGGGGCTGGTGTTGTGGATGAAA TCATTGACTACACCAAGTCTGACCCGCAGAAAGTCATCCCGCGTGGCTCGGTGGatttcatcctcgacaccgTCGGGGGCGCCATGCCATACCTCTCGCTCCTGCGACCGGGCAGCGGGAAAGTCGTCTCCATCTCGACAACACCCTCAGGTGACCAGATGCAGTCATCTAGCGTGATGCGCAGGCCCGGGTCATCGGGGTTGCCGGGACCTATCCGGTTTGCATTAAATGCGCTGGATAGTATCCGGCGGTACCGAgcgcggcggtggaaggTCAGCTATGAGTACATGTTTCTCGAGCCCACCGGGCAGGATCTGGAAATTTTAGGTCAGGCGGTGGAACAGGGCCAGTTGCGGTCCGTGGTGGGGACGGAGGCTACGTTTACCGATGTTGAGgcggtgcggatggcggCGCAGATGGTGTATAGCGGGAAGGGAGGCGTGGGCAAAGCGGTTATTCTTTTTCAATATTAG
- a CDS encoding uncharacterized protein (ID:PFLUO_001208-T1.cds;~source:funannotate) — protein sequence MYAQQRPLSYAPTPYSYTPNPARSASINLDEEVKLSSSSAERDLHESLAEIYSIIVTLDGLEKAYIKDVVTEAEYTETCTRLLKQYKSSLGDESVTRDFVDLETFKRTWGLECPRATERLRIGLPATVEQASHSAAVPSGSTTAGPGAGASGSLILAATENFITFLDALKLNMVSKDALHPLLSEVIQSVNKVADGEFENRGKIIQWLITLNQMRATEELSEEQARELSFDIEQAYQGFKATLN from the exons ATGTACGCCCAACAGCGCCCGCTATCCTACGCCCCGACGCCCTACAGCTACACCCCGAACCCCGCtcgctcggcctcgatcaACCTAGATGAA GAAGTCAAACTATCTTCAAGCTCCGCCGAGCGCGACCTACACGAGTCACTGGCCGAGATCTACAGCATCATCGTCACACTGGATGGACTCGAGAAGGCATACATTAAAGATGTGGTGACAGAGGCGGAGTACACCGAGACATGCACGCGCCTGCTAAAACAATACAAATCCAGTCTGGGTGACGAGTCTGTTACCCGGGACTTTGTGGATCTGGAAACCTTCAAGCGAACGTGGGGG TTGGAATGCCCACGAGCAACAGAACGCCTCCGCATCGGCCTACCCGCAACAGTCGAGCAAGCCTCCCACAGCGCCGCGGTGCCCAGCGGCAGTACAACCGCCGGACCCGGCGCCGGTGCGTCGGGCAGTCTCATTCTCGCAGCGACCGAGAACTTTATTACCTTCCTCGATGCACTGAAGCTGAACATGGTGTCGAAGGATGCACTGCATCCATTGCTGTCGGAGGTGATCCAGTCGGTGAATAAAGTGGCAGACGGCGAGTTTGAAAACCGCGGGAAGATTATTCAGTGGCTCATTACGCTGAATCAGATGCGGGCAACGGAGGAGTTGAGTGAGGAACAGGCGCGGGAACTGTCATTTGACATCGAGCAGGCGTATCAGGGCTTCAAGGCGACGTTGAACTAA
- a CDS encoding uncharacterized protein (ID:PFLUO_001204-T1.cds;~source:funannotate) codes for MKLSLLFLAPLVGAAVLSSPHDGSSTTQCPGYRASNVKNHGQTLTADLTLAGKPCNSYGSDLKDLKLLVEYQTEDRLHVMIYDADEQVYQVPESVFPRPSSDSTINFKKEALQFKLQHDPFSFQVVRGEEVLFDTSASHLVFQSQYLKLRTWLTNEPNLYGLGEHTDSLHLPTTNYTRTLWSRDAYGIPSDTNLYGNHPIYVDHRGEAGTHGVFLLNSNGMDIKIDQSDDGRQYLEYNTLGGVFDFYFVAGPTPKDVSMQYAEIAGTPVMQSYWTFGFHQCRYGYQDVYAVAEVVLNYSQAAIPLETMWTDIDYMDGRKVFTLDPQRFPLHKMRQLVSYLHQHDQHYIVMVDPAVSDSNNTAFLRGMEQDIFLHRNDTVYRGAVWPGVAVFPDWFDSDTQDYWNGEFNDFFSAEHGVNIDGLWIDMNEASNFCPWPCADPAAFAVYDNLPPAPPPVRSPPYPLPGFPPDFQPSSSSSSKPSEKKKPSGKRTPSGKKTHKKRAQSGKGKKTGLPNRELIDPPFHIANAAGSLSNLTIDTDIVHAGEGYVEYDTHNLYGTMMSMASRDAMQQRRPSVRPLVITRSTFAGAGSHVGHWLGDNLSTWDKYRVSIAEMLAFASIFQIPMIGSDVCGFGDDTTEQLCARWAMLGGFYPFFRNHNNYGQIPQEFYRWPTVADAARKVIDIRYRLLDYLYTSFHTQTVTGEPFLQPLFYLYPEDRNVFTNQQQFFYGNSLMISPVTEENSTSVSAYFPDDLFYDWFTGKAIRGHGANITLSNIGLTDIPIHIRGGSIIPLRRDSAMTTTELRRQGMEVLIAPGLDGTASGELYMDDGESLNPSRTLQVQFHYSAGKLSIQGQFEYNPDVAVESVTLLGQTSKHHGSRSDVEYNAGRESVTKKTNIKLTGSSEVQL; via the exons ATGAAACTATCGCTGCTATTCCTGGCGCCTCTGGTTGGCGCTGCGGTCCTGAGCTCCCCTCACGATGGTTCGTCTACAACGCAATGTCCTGGCTACCGTGCGTCGAATGTCAAGAACCACGGCCAAACCCTGACCGCAGACTTGACCCTTGCTGGTAAACCCTGCAACTCATATGGCTCTGACCTCAAGGATCTGAAGCTCCTCGTGGAGTACCAAACCG AGGACCGCCTGCATGTCATGATTTACGACGCCGATGAGCAGGTCTACCAAGTGCCTGAATCGGTCTTCCCACGTCCCAGCTCGGACTCTACTATCAATTTCAAGAAGGAAGCTCTCCAATTTAAGTTACAGCATGATCCCTTCTCTTTTCAGGTCGTGCGTGGCGAGGAAGTCCTGTTCGACACCTCGGCTTCCCACCTAGTCTTCCAGTCGCAGTACCTGAAACTGCGCACCTGGCTCACCAATGAACCCAATTTGTACGGACTCGGGGAGCATACCGATTCGCTGCATCTGCCAACCACTAACTACACGCGCACCTTGTGGAGTCGGGATGCCTATGGCATTCCATCCGACACCAACCTGTATGGCAACCACCCGATCTACGTGGACCACCGTGGCGAGGCGGGCACCCACGGTGTCTTCCTGTTGAACTCCAATGGTATGGACATCAAGATCGACCAGAGCGACGATGGCAGGCAGTACCTTGAGTACAACACCCTGGGTGGTGTCTTTGACTTCTACTTCGTGGCAGGTCCCACCCCGAAGGATGTCAGCATGCAGTACGCTGAGATTGCCGGCACCCCTGTCATGCAGAGCTACTGGACGTTCGGG TTCCACCAGTGCAGATACGGTTATCAGGACGTCTATGCTGTTGCTGAGGTAGTGTTGAACTACAGCCAGGCTGCGATCCCACTGGAGACCATGTGGACGGATATTGACTACATGGATGGCCGGAAAGTGTTTACTCTGGACCCTCAACGCTTTCCGCTTCACAAGATGCGTCAACTGGTATCTTACTTGCATCAGCACGATCAGCACTACATTGTCATGGTCGATCCGGCTGTGAGTGATAGCA ACAATACTGCTTTCCTCCGAGGAATGGAGCAGGACATCTTCCTTCACCGCAATGACACGGTCTACCGAGGCGCTGTCTGGCCCGGCGTGGCTGTCTTCCCGGACTGGTTTGACTCGGACACCCAGGACTACTGGAATGGGGAGTTCAACGACTTTTTCAGTGCCGAGCATGGTGTTAACATTGATGGGCTATGGATTGACATGAACGAGGCTTCCAACTTCTGCCCATGGCCATGCGCCGATCCTGCCGCATTCGCCGTGTATGATAACTTGCCTCCGGCGCCGCCACCAGTTCGCTCCCCACCTTACCCGTTGCCTGGATTTCCGCCAGATTTCCAgccctcatcgtcatcctcttcgaAGCCAtctgagaagaagaagccctcTGGGAAGAGGACGCCATCTGGAAAGAAGACGCATAAGAAGCGAGCTCAGTctggaaagggaaagaagactgGCCTGCCCAACCGGGAACTCATTGATCCCCCTTTTCATATTGCGAATGCTGCTGGGTCTCTCAGCAACCTGACCATTGACACGGACATTGTCCATGCCGGGGAAGGATACGTCGAGTATGACACGCATAACCTCTATGGCACCA TGATGAGCATGGCCTCCCGCGACGCTATGCAACAGCGCCGACCATCTGTGCGACCTCTTGTCATTACGCGCAGCACTTttgctggagctggatcCCATGTCGGCCACTG GCTTGGCGACAACCTCAGTACGTGGGACAAGTACCGTGTGTCGATTGCAGAGATGTTGGCCTTTGCTTCCATCTTCCAGATTCCCATGATCGGCTCCGACGTGTGCGGATTTGGTGATGACACGACTGAGCAGCTCTGTGCTCGATGGGCCATGCTGGGTGGGTTCTATCCGTTCTTCCGAAACCACAACAACTACGGCCAGATCCCTCAAGAGTTTTATCGGTGGCCCACTGTGGCAGATGCGGCCCGCAAGGTTATTGATATCCGGTACCGTTTACTCGATTATCTGTACACCTCGTTCCACACGCAGACCGTGACGGGCGAACCGTTCTTGCAGCCACTGTTCTACCTCTACCCGGAGGACCGCAACGTCTTCACAAACCAGCAGCAGTTTTTCTACGGCAATTCGCTTATGATCTCCCCCGTAACTGAGGAGAACAGCACTTCTGTCTCCGCCTACTTCCCAGATGATCTGTTCTACGACTGGTTCACCGGAAAAGCCATACGCGGTCACGGCGCAAACATCACTCTGTCCAACATCGGCCTCACTGACATTCCCATCCACATCCGCGGCGGAAGCATCATCCCTCTGCGCAGGGACAGTGCCATGACCACAACCGAGCTGCGTCGCCAAGGTATGGAGGTTCTCATTGCGCCCGGTCTCGACGGCACCGCTTCCGGGGAGCTGTACATGGACGATGGGGAGTCACTGAACCCGTCCCGCACGCTGCAGGTCCAGTTCCACTACAGCGCCGGCAAGCTGAGCATCCAAGGCCAGTTTGAGTACAATCCCGACGTGGCCGTTGAGTCTGTGACGCTGTTGGGCCAGACTAGCAAGCATCATGGTTCTCGGAGCGATGTCGAGTACAACGCCGGTCGGGAGAGTGTGACCAAGAAGACGAATATTAAACTTACCGGGTCGTCTGAGGTGCAACTCTAA
- a CDS encoding uncharacterized protein (ID:PFLUO_001207-T1.cds;~source:funannotate) — MISATEDEPLHGQFRSTSHNHDHVPDKQPINTVLDLPQIYQKPSGTDLIKALALLTLQPRSFALSATDTPKGPAVHPAGVTQYLTSVISSALAWLDTDELREAVWDAAAARLSERSGRTAMPAMSRIFSIPTSSGEEYTLTLHEPSLTADNLGMKTWVSSYLLSRRLHNLLESPPQLVPATSTDPSLRMEHKPLRALELGSGTGLVGLSFAALRGKSATVHLTDLPEIVPNLAHNAALNVELLTKTSADVTTGVLDWSVTPDPLPTPGERFDVILAADPLYSPSHPKWLVDTIGPWLSRGLDARVVAEMPLRDAYLPQVQEFRRRMANLGLAVVEEGTEVGYDDWESADGGALAVQWYITHFKKVLSANGTSNPTGNMVIGLLTIASIPTVTGVAFAVSEQRKSNERREEARRMVKFNIEARTDGDTDDDRELQGKVVVVRNEKVYLDNPDPSTRTHPSYTSLAFYIEYPEPEETKHLERGLGLPTHVSDNPPLLNWVYVDEKTHELKYGNRSQSVAHLVGPWDWTEDEKTITLEKNQRFVAVEAEEEGEGVWALYFDRNRDELAAVLEEQGRLDSAFVPVELVRRVVVEEKPPAQKQS, encoded by the exons ATGATCTCTGCCACAGAGGACGAGCCTCTCCACGGTCAGTTCCGATCTACATCCCATAATCATGATCATGTCCCTGATAAGCAGCCAATAAACACAGTGCTGGATCTGCCGCAGATCTACCAGAAGCCGTCGGGGACCGACCTCATCAAGGCGCTGGCGCTATTGACCCTGCAACCACGGTCATTCGCACTCAGTGCCACCGACACGCCTAAAGGCCCGGCGGTGCATCCAGCCGGGGTGACTCAGTACCTCACGTCCGTCATCTCCAGTGCGTTGGCATGGCTGGACACCGATGAACTCCGGGAGGCCGTGTGggatgccgccgccgctcgACTCAGCGAGCGGTCCGGCCGAACAG CAATGCCCGCCATGTCCCGCATCTTCAGCATTCCCACGTCCTCGGGCGAAGAGTACACCCTGACGCTGCACGAACCATCCCTCACAGCCGACAATCTCGGCATGAAAACCTGGGTGTCTTCTTACCTCCTCTCGCGCCGACTGCACAACCTCCTCGAGTCACCCCCGCAACTCGTGCCCGCGACATCGACCGACCCCTCGCTGAGGATGGAGCACAAGCCCCTCCGGGCTCTAGAGCTCGGATCGGGCACAGGTCTCGTCGGACTATCCTTTGCCGCCCTGCGCGGCAAATCTGCCACCGTCCATCTGACGGACCTCCCCGAGATCGTGCCGAACCTCGCGCACAACGCCGCCTTGAACGTCGAGCTCCTGACTAAGACCAGTGCAGACGTGACAACGGGTGTGCTGGACTGGTCTGTCACACCGGACCCGCTTCCTACGCCAGGAGAACGGTTCGATGTGATTCTAGCCGCAGACCCGCTCTACTCACCAAGCCATCCGAAGTGGCTGGTCGACACGATCGGTCCCTGGCTGAGCCGTGGGCTGGACGCGCGCGTCGTGGCGGAGATGCCCCTGCGCGACGCGTATCTGCCTCAGGTGCAGGAGTTCCGGCGCCGCATGGCGAATCTTgggttggcggtggtggaggagggtaCTGAGGTTGGGTATGATGACTGGGAGAGCGCGGATGGCGGTGCGTTGGCGGTGCAGT GGTACATAACCCATTTCAAAAAGGTACTCTCCGCAAACGGCACGTCCAATCCGACCGGCAATATGGTGATCGGCCTCCTAACCATCGCCTCCATCCCCACCGTCACCGGCGTTGCATTCGCGGTCAGCGAGCAGCGCAAATCGAACGAGCGCAGGGAAGAAGCGCGGCGCATGGTGAAGTTCAACATCGAGGCGCGGACTGACGGCGACACGGACGATGATCGCGAGCTACAAGGGAAGGTCGTTGTGGTTCGCAATGAGAAG GTCTATCTCGACAACCCAGACCCCTCAACACGCACCCATCCCTCCTACACATCCCTAGCCTTCTACATCGAATACCCCGAACCCGAAGAAACGAAACATCTCGAGCGCGGACTCGGGTTGCCGACCCACGTCTCTGACAACCCACCACTACTGAACTGGGTGTATGTGGATGAGAAAACACACGAGCTGAAGTACGGGAACCGGTCGCAGAGCGTCGCGCACCTCGTTGGACCGTGGGACTGGACGGAAGACGAGAAGACCATCACCCTCGAAAAGAACCAGAGGTTTGTTGCTGTGGAagcagaagaggagggtgaAGGTGTGTGGGCGCTGTATTTTGATCGTAATCGGGATGAGTTGGCGGCTGTGCTTGAGGAGCAGGGGAGGCTGGACAGTGCGTTCGTGCCGGTTGAATTAGTGCGGAGGGTGGTTGTGGAGGAGAAACCGCCGGCGCAGAAGCAGTCATGA
- a CDS encoding uncharacterized protein (ID:PFLUO_001205-T1.cds;~source:funannotate) has translation MPARALLLRQSQFLARRTAVRHASSTSEAASKASQSASSAASKAQEGLSKVTAAAGPAVSNAASALRKVGGPVGKVVSFVDSMVPPTVYYSKVGISLARLVFRGQNMTPPNLATFQSYFQPLINAARNPANLKSLNLPSPQGLLARVRNANKKEIAVAGVTAAEVIGFFTIGEMVGRMNIVGYRGEPVHEH, from the exons ATGCCCGCCCGtgccctgctgctgcggcagtCGCAGTTCCTGGCCCGGAGGACCGCCGTCAGACatgcctcgtccacctccgAGGCCGCCTCCAAGGCCAGCCAGTCTGCCTCCTCAGCGGCTTCCAAGGCCCAGGAGGGTCTGTCCAAGGTCACTGCTGCGGCCGGCCCTGCCGTCTCCAATGCTGCATCTGCCCTGAGGAAGGTCGGTGGGCCAGTCGGCAAGGTCGTCTCTTTCGTTGACT CCATGGTTCCCCCTACGGTTTACTACTCGAAAGTCGGCATTTCACTCGCCCGCCTGGTCTTCCGCGGCCAGAACATGACTCCTCC CAACCTGGCCACCTTCCAGTCCTACTTTCAACCCTTGATCAACGCCGCCCGTAACCCCGCCAACCTCAAGAGCCTCAACCTGCCCTCCCCCCAGGGCCTGCTGGCCCGCGTGCGCAacgccaacaagaaggagatcgcTGTGGCCGGTGTTACCGCCGCGGAGGTCATTGGTTTCTTCACTATCGGTGAGATGGTCGGTCGCATGAACATTGTCGGATACCGGGGCGAGCCTGTGCACGAACACTAG
- a CDS encoding uncharacterized protein (ID:PFLUO_001206-T1.cds;~source:funannotate): MDAFRLLTRSTKLKAAATSASATASARLPSTGKAANPQLFRTAETDKLERNKKRKRAIAVEEGDGDDTADLDFFQSSKRPAATTPAATSTAPERDAEQDDESDDEDVMDDVQRRTILNSHKIKVTDLRDLEEIQTQPVPPKESKKKKKKQKKEETPVLSKKEQKRARRLYPQPLLSFKELRSQYKISRRLAENVAEQGFTMPTEVQLGSLPLLLGESSATTGLSDDSSEPDLLVVAPTGSGKTLSFLIPVINKIVRHHHSQPEEHGILSMVVAPTKELASQIVNEGRKLVAGTGVKITLMRKGMQVVERDDEGDTNALDEDSEGSSEPEEDDRAKQRGSHAPVTKSDILVTTPLMLVNSLSASRTKTMASLPLVRNLVLDEADVLLDPLFREQTLDIWRSCSHPDLRVSLWSATMGSNVEDLTRLTVKERQEELGHKPHKQHPLVRLVVGLKDSAIPNIDHRLVYAATEQGKLLGLRQLLHPTAASASDVRLRPPFLIFTQTIPRAVALHSELKYDIPAEAGGSSRIAVLHSDLSDSQRSDIMRDFRKGEIWILVTTDLLARGVDFRGINGVVNYDIPNSAAVYVHRVGRTGRAGREGGIAVTFYTKEDIPYVKSIANIIDVSEKLRGNEGSKSIQKWLLDALPDLSKNSKKDLKRHGVEARRASRYGGKGGDGDDDKKDQRGARISTKSGFERRMENRKKGAIAASRSRKAAAETAEENDSSWEGLED; the protein is encoded by the coding sequence ATGGACGCCTTCAGGCTGTTGACTCGGTCAACAAAGTTGAAAGCTGCCGCGACATCTGCATCGGCCACTGCCTCTGCTCGTCTGCCCTCAACAGGCAAGGCGGCGAACCCGCAGCTCTTCCGGACGGCGGAGACCGACAAGCTCGAGCGCAACAAGAAACGAAAGAGGGCAATCGCtgtggaggagggagatggggatgATACTGCCGATCTGGATTTCTTCCAGTCGTCCAAGCGCCCTGCCGCGACCACCCCAGCAGCGACATCGACTGCGCCTGAACGCGATGCCGAGCAAGATGATGAAtccgacgacgaagatgtcATGGATGACGTGCAGCGGCGCACGATTCTCAACTCTCACAAAATCAAGGTGACGGATCTACGTGATCTGGAGGAGATCCAAACGCAGCCGGTGCCACCCAAAgagtccaagaagaaaaagaagaagcaaaagaaagaggaaacGCCTGTATTGAGCAAGAAAGAACAAAAGCGTGCCCGGCGCCTTTATCCGCAACCGTTGCTTTCTTTCAAAGAGCTGCGTTCACAATACAAGATTTCTCGGCGGCTTGCGGAGAATGTGGCCGAGCAAGGGTTTACGATGCCGACGGAGGTGCAGTTAGGAAGCCTGCCTCTGTTGCTGGGAGAGTCCTCGGCAACGACCGGCCTCAGCGATGATTCTTCTGAGCCTGATCTGTTGGTTGTGGCGCCGACGGGAAGTGGAAAGACACTGTCGTTCTTGATCCCTGTGATCAATAAGATTGTGAGACACCACCACTCACAACCCGAAGAGCATGGTATTTTGTCGATGGTTGTTGCGCCCACCAAGGAGCTGGCCAGCCAGATTGTCAACGAGGGGAGGAAACTCGTTGCTGGCACGGGAGTCAAAATCACTTTGATGAGGAAGGGCATGCAAGTGGTAGAGCGCGATGATGAGGGTGACACGAATGCCCTAGACGAAGATAGCGAGGGGTCTTCGGAGCCAGAGGAGGATGACCGTGCTAAGCAGCGCGGGAGTCATGCCCCGGTCACCAAGAGCGATATCCTCGTCACCACGCCGCTGATGCTGGTCAATTCTCTATCTGCCAGCCGTACGAAGACCATGGCAAGCTTACCACTCGTGCGGAATCTGGTGCTGGACGAAGCAGATGTCTTACTGGACCCACTGTTCCGCGAGCAAACTCTCGATATCTGGCGCTCGTGCTCGCATCCAGACCTCCGAGTGAGTCTCTGGTCTGCCACCATGGGCTCGAACGTCGAAGACCTCACCCGGTTGACCGTCAAAGAGCGACAAGAAGAGCTCGGACACAAACCCCACAAGCAACATCCTCTCGTCCGCCTCGTCGTAGGACTGAAGGACTCTGCAATCCCCAACATCGACCACCGACTCGTCTACGCCGCAACTGAGCAGGGCAAGCTACTCGGACTCCGGCAACTCCTCCACCCAACCGCGGCGTCTGCATCCGATGTCCGTCTCCGACCCcccttcctcatcttcacACAAACGATTCCCCGCGCCGTCGCCCTACACTCCGAACTGAAATACGACATCCCCGCCGAAGCAGGCGGGTCATCTCGAATCGCCGTCCTGCACTCTGACCTCTCCGACAGCCAGCGGTCCGACATCATGCGCGATTTCCGCAAAGGCGAAATCTGGATCCTGGTCACGACAGACCTGCTCGCGCGCGGTGTCGACTTCCGCGGTATCAACGGGGTGGTCAACTACGATATCCCCAACTCGGCAGCTGTCTACGTGCACCGCGTTGGACGAACGGGCCGCGCCGGACGCGAGGGCGGCATTGCCGTTACCTTCTACACGAAGGAAGATATTCCCTACGTGAAGAGCATCGCCAACATCATCGATGTCAGTGAGAAGCTGCGCGGGAATGAAGGCAGCAAGTCTATTCAAAAGTGGCTGCTCGATGCGCTGCCGGATCTGAGCAAGAACAGTAAAAAGGATCTCAAGCGACATGGTGTCGAGGCTCGGCGGGCTTCTCGATATGGAGGCaagggtggtgatggtgatgacgatAAGAAGGATCAGCGGGGTGCGAGGATCAGCACGAAGAGCGGCTTTGAGCGACGCATGGAGAATCGCAAGAAGGGCGCTATTGCGGCGAGCCGTAGTCGGAAAGCGGctgcggagacggcggaggagaATGATAGTAGCTGGGAGGGTTTGGAGGATTAA
- a CDS encoding uncharacterized protein (ID:PFLUO_001202-T1.cds;~source:funannotate): MSSMFKFAVAALAVAAPLANAQTYTKCNPLTTTCPPDVGTTESHLNFDFTQASALDMWTTTAGKVTTGPNGAEFTIAERGDAPTIQTSFNIFFGEVSVTMKAASGQGIVSSIVLESDDLDEIDWEALGGYTSKIETNYFGKGETGNYNRFTWAQVSDPQDEFHTYTVNWSKESIIFSIDGAVVRTLTYSEASGGSQYPQTPMTVRIGIWAGGDPANAPGTIQWAGGVTNYADVPFTMYIKDVSIVNANPAKSYTYQGNSGSYESIQINGATGGGDGGDGETTTSSTTTKTTTSTTTTTTTTKTTSTTMSTTTTTASSSSKATGSGSGSGSGSSTSSRGSSKGSGSATGTSTSSGASSSGGSSTSGGSGGSGGSSSSGGAGASSSPTIAPNGAANMAASYVAPLGLLAVLSAFFQL, from the exons atGTCCTCCATGTTCAAGTTCGCCGTGGCCGCTCTGGCTGTGGCCGCTCCTCTGGCCAATGCTCAGACCTACACCAAGTGTAACCCCCTGACAA CGACCTGCCCACCTGATGTTGGCACCACGGAGTCGCATCTCAATTTCGACTTCACCCAGGCCTCAGCCCTGGACATGTggaccaccaccgccggcaAGGTGACCACGGGCCCCAACGGTGCCGAGttcaccatcgccgagcGCGGTGATGCGCCCACCATTCAGACCTCGttcaacatcttcttcggcgaggTCTCCGTCACCATGAAAGCCGCCTCCGGCCAGGGTATTGTCAGCAGTATCGTGCTGGAGTCGGACGAcctcgacgagatcgactGGGAGGCTCTGGGTGGCTACACCAGCAAGATCGAAACCAACTACTTCGGCAAGGGCGAGACGGGTAACTACAATCGCTTCACGTGGGCCCAAGTCTCAGACCCCCAGGACGAGTTCCACACCTACACCGTCAACTGGTCCAAGGAGagcatcatcttctccatcgaCGGCGCTGTTGTCCGCACCCTGACCTACAGCGAGGCCTCCGGCGGCTCGCAGTACCCGCAGACCCCCATGACCGTCCGCATTGGTATCTGGGCTGGCGGTGACCCGGCCAACGCCCCCGGCACCATCCAGTGGGCTGGCGGCGTGACCAACTACGCCGACGTCCCCTTCACCATGTACATCAAGGATGTCAGCATCGTCAACGCCAACCCGGCCAAGTCGTACACCTACCAGGGCAACTCCGGCTCGTACGAGAGCATTCAGATCAACGGTGCcaccggtggtggtgacggcGGTGACGGTGagaccaccacctcctcgACCACTACTaagaccaccacctcgaccaccactaccaccaccactactaagaccacctcgaccacgatgtcgaccaccaccaccaccgcctcgtCTAGCAGCAAGGCTACCggctctggatctggctctggatctggctCGTCCACCTCCTCCCGGGGTTCCTCCAAGGGCTCCGGCTCGGCCACCGGCacttcgacctcgtccgGCGCCTCCAGCTCCGGTGGTTCTTCCACCTCTGGCGGCTCTGGCGGCTCTGGTGGCTCTTCCAGCTCTGGCGGCGCGGGCGCCAGCAGCTCCCCGACCATTGCTCCCAACGGCGCCGCCAACATGGCTGCGAGCTACGTGGCTCCGCTGGGTCTCCTGGCCGTGCTGTCTGCATTCTTCCAGCTGTaa